In the Bacillota bacterium genome, GGAATGCAGCGCCAACCGGACCGCTACTTTTGCCCGGAGTGTTGTATTGAGTTTACCAAGACTGTCATCTATAAACTTACCGAGGACGGAGGCTATAAGAAAATGCTGATTAAAGAAGAACGTCTAGAGACCGTCGGCCGGACCTGCCTGGTTATCAAGTACAGTAACGGTGACACCGAGACCGTTTCTGATGTGGAAAGACTGGGTAACGTTGGCGGGTGGATGGTCATACAGATGGCTGGTGGCGAACAGATGCTGATCAACGGGGATAACGTTTTCTCCATCACAGAAGTTAGGGCAATTTCCAATCGTCGTGTCAAAGGAGCTTAATCATGGGACGGTATGAGGGTAGGCCTTCGTGGCGGGAGACTTTCATGGCTGTAGCCCGGACTATGGCGGCACGCAGTACCTGCCTCAGGCGCCAGGTTGGAGCGGTCCTGGTGATAGATAACAGACTGATAGCTACAGGATACAACGGCGCGCCCAAAGGCCTCCCTCACTGCCGCGAGGTCGGCTGCCTGCGGGATAAGTTAGGGGTCAATTCCGGCGAGAGGCACGAATTATGCCGGGGCGTACACGCCGAAGAGAACTGTATTATTCAGGCTGCCGTGTTCGGTGTTGGTACTCAGGGTGCCGAGATCTACGTCACCCATCAGCCCTGCAGCATGTGCGCTAAGACCCTGATAAACGCCGGCATAAAGGCCATCTACTTCGCCGACGGGTACCCGGACGATATGACGCAGCGGTTGTTGAGCGAGGCAGGAATTCACTTTGAACGGATCGAGGGGGACCGATAATGAGGATAATGCTTTTAGGTAAGGCCGGGGCGGGTAAAAGCACCACTGCGGAATATCTGGTTAAGAAATATAGTTTCGAGAGGTATG is a window encoding:
- a CDS encoding cytidine deaminase produces the protein MGRYEGRPSWRETFMAVARTMAARSTCLRRQVGAVLVIDNRLIATGYNGAPKGLPHCREVGCLRDKLGVNSGERHELCRGVHAEENCIIQAAVFGVGTQGAEIYVTHQPCSMCAKTLINAGIKAIYFADGYPDDMTQRLLSEAGIHFERIEGDR